One stretch of Xanthomonas sp. DAR 35659 DNA includes these proteins:
- a CDS encoding glutathione peroxidase, with protein sequence MKLPKRLFFLAILAAAGTVGSAWAASLLDQDYRPLAGKDKVNLNKAYGGKVLLVVNTASKCGYTPQYDGLEKLQQQYAAQGFSVLGFPSNDFKGQEPGSEKQIQEFCTLTYGVKFPMFEKVHVLGDAATPLYKQLTQATGVAPGWNFHKYLIARDGRVVAQFPSKVAPDDAALRAAIERELKAQPASH encoded by the coding sequence ATGAAACTTCCCAAGCGACTGTTTTTCCTTGCGATCCTGGCCGCCGCCGGCACCGTCGGCAGTGCCTGGGCAGCCTCGCTGCTGGACCAGGACTACCGTCCGCTGGCCGGCAAGGACAAGGTGAATCTGAACAAGGCCTATGGCGGCAAGGTGCTGCTGGTAGTCAACACCGCCAGCAAGTGCGGCTACACCCCGCAGTACGACGGCCTGGAGAAGTTGCAGCAGCAGTACGCGGCGCAGGGCTTCAGCGTGCTCGGCTTCCCGTCCAACGACTTCAAGGGCCAGGAGCCTGGATCGGAGAAGCAGATCCAGGAATTCTGCACGCTGACCTACGGCGTGAAGTTCCCGATGTTCGAGAAGGTGCACGTGCTCGGCGACGCGGCGACGCCGCTGTACAAGCAGCTGACCCAGGCCACCGGCGTGGCGCCGGGCTGGAACTTCCACAAGTATCTGATCGCGCGCGACGGACGCGTGGTGGCGCAGTTTCCGAGCAAGGTCGCGCCCGACGATGCGGCCTTGCGCGCGGCCATCGAACGCGAACTGAAAGCGCAGCCGGCATCACACTGA
- a CDS encoding GntR family transcriptional regulator has translation MSDIQWSDGAPIYRQLKDRVIAMMLDGILKPGDALPSVRQVAAEYQLNPITVSRAYQELADEALVEKRRGLGMFMTEEAAKKLRGSERDRFLNEEWPLVLERIQRLGLTLEDLLPPGKTP, from the coding sequence ATGAGCGACATCCAATGGAGCGACGGCGCTCCCATCTACCGCCAACTGAAGGACCGGGTCATCGCGATGATGCTCGACGGCATCCTCAAGCCCGGCGACGCCCTGCCCTCGGTGCGCCAGGTCGCCGCCGAGTACCAGCTCAACCCGATCACCGTCTCGCGCGCCTACCAGGAACTGGCCGACGAGGCCCTGGTCGAGAAGCGCCGCGGGCTGGGCATGTTCATGACCGAGGAAGCGGCCAAGAAGCTGCGCGGCAGCGAGCGCGACCGCTTCCTCAACGAAGAGTGGCCCCTGGTGCTGGAACGGATCCAGCGCCTGGGCCTGACATTGGAAGACTTGTTGCCACCGGGGAAAACACCATGA
- a CDS encoding ABC transporter permease, with protein sequence MNAPAKSISSLSTFKWLLKREYWEHRGGFLWAPVIAGTIVTVLYALLALIGTMAGHGNNANSIDWNGNPQKVNEIIGAVGDGTMLAGVMMACIVLGFVVFFYALGALYDDRRDRSVLFWKSLPLSDLSTVLSKAAWALLLAPLVAIGIGLLIGIALWVVTALTISVNGIPQSSALFTHSHPLRIIGGVLANLPIYVMWSLPTIGWLMFCSAWARSKPFLWAVLVPILGCVMASMMGILPSLHVNHNLIWYTVVYRGLLSVLPGTWLPVLNETAPPTHISGPQDLANVIQLSDAWRIFQSADIWVGAAIGLAFIVAAIYLRRWRDEN encoded by the coding sequence ATGAACGCTCCCGCCAAGTCCATCTCCTCCCTGTCCACGTTCAAGTGGCTGCTCAAGCGCGAGTACTGGGAACACCGCGGCGGTTTCCTGTGGGCGCCGGTCATCGCCGGCACCATCGTCACCGTGCTGTACGCGCTGCTGGCACTGATCGGCACCATGGCCGGGCACGGCAACAACGCCAACAGCATCGACTGGAACGGCAACCCGCAGAAGGTGAACGAGATCATCGGCGCGGTCGGCGACGGCACCATGCTGGCCGGCGTGATGATGGCCTGCATCGTGCTCGGCTTCGTGGTGTTCTTCTACGCGCTGGGCGCGCTGTACGACGACCGCCGCGACCGCAGCGTGCTGTTCTGGAAGTCGCTGCCGCTGTCGGATCTCAGCACGGTGCTGTCCAAGGCCGCCTGGGCGCTGCTGCTGGCGCCGCTGGTGGCGATCGGCATCGGCCTGCTGATCGGCATCGCGCTGTGGGTGGTGACCGCATTGACCATTTCGGTCAACGGCATCCCGCAAAGCAGCGCGCTGTTCACCCACTCGCATCCGCTGCGCATCATCGGCGGCGTGCTGGCCAACCTGCCGATCTACGTGATGTGGTCGCTGCCGACCATCGGCTGGCTGATGTTCTGCTCGGCCTGGGCCCGCTCCAAGCCGTTCCTGTGGGCGGTGCTGGTCCCGATCCTGGGCTGCGTGATGGCGAGCATGATGGGCATCCTGCCCAGCTTGCACGTCAACCACAATCTGATCTGGTACACGGTGGTCTACCGCGGCCTGCTGAGCGTGCTGCCGGGCACCTGGCTGCCGGTCCTCAACGAAACCGCGCCGCCCACGCACATCTCCGGCCCGCAGGATCTGGCGAACGTGATCCAGCTCAGCGACGCCTGGCGCATCTTCCAGAGCGCAGACATCTGGGTCGGCGCCGCCATCGGCCTCGCCTTCATCGTCGCCGCGATCTACCTGCGCCGCTGGCGCGACGAAAACTGA
- a CDS encoding FKBP-type peptidyl-prolyl cis-trans isomerase N-terminal domain-containing protein, producing the protein MKKGMRGVAASLLMGMAVVAGSAFAQAPGAKPAALTSEKQKVSYAIGMDVARSFEPIAQDIDVDAMQRAIENAFKGGQPLLSDEQTKATDAALRTQLAARSGQPVPGMAPGSQPPPVSKQNVGLMLGDRAVGPSLAQIKDEIDLPTLMSALRTAFAKGEPALTQEQATAALQSFAAAKQAEMSAKQAGMAAENRQKGNDFLAKNKTQKGVVTTPSGLQYMVLRQGSGERPMPTSKVRVNYEGRLIDGQVFDSSYKTGQPAEFSLNQVVPGWSEGVALMPVGSKYRFWIPSNLGYGAQGTPGGPIGPDSMLTFDVELLGILQ; encoded by the coding sequence ATGAAGAAGGGAATGCGCGGCGTTGCGGCGTCGCTGTTGATGGGGATGGCCGTGGTGGCGGGTAGTGCGTTCGCGCAGGCGCCGGGTGCCAAGCCGGCGGCGCTGACCAGCGAGAAGCAGAAGGTCAGCTACGCGATCGGCATGGACGTGGCGCGTTCGTTCGAGCCCATCGCCCAGGACATCGACGTGGACGCCATGCAGCGCGCGATCGAGAACGCGTTCAAGGGCGGGCAGCCCCTGCTGTCCGACGAGCAGACCAAGGCCACCGACGCCGCGTTGCGCACCCAGTTGGCCGCGCGCAGCGGCCAGCCGGTGCCGGGGATGGCGCCGGGCAGCCAGCCGCCGCCGGTGTCCAAGCAGAACGTGGGCCTGATGCTCGGCGATCGCGCGGTCGGCCCGTCGCTGGCGCAGATCAAGGACGAGATCGATCTGCCCACGCTGATGAGCGCGTTGCGCACCGCCTTCGCCAAGGGCGAGCCGGCGCTGACCCAGGAACAGGCGACCGCCGCCCTGCAGTCCTTCGCCGCCGCCAAGCAGGCCGAGATGAGCGCCAAGCAGGCCGGCATGGCCGCCGAGAACCGCCAGAAGGGCAACGATTTCCTGGCCAAGAACAAGACCCAGAAGGGCGTGGTCACCACGCCGTCGGGGTTGCAGTACATGGTGCTGCGTCAGGGCAGCGGCGAGCGGCCGATGCCGACCAGCAAGGTGCGGGTCAATTACGAGGGCCGGCTGATCGACGGGCAGGTGTTCGACAGCTCGTACAAGACCGGGCAGCCGGCCGAGTTCTCGCTCAACCAGGTGGTCCCGGGCTGGAGCGAGGGCGTGGCGCTGATGCCGGTCGGCTCCAAGTACCGTTTCTGGATTCCGTCCAACCTGGGCTACGGCGCGCAGGGCACGCCGGGCGGCCCGATCGGTCCGGATTCCATGCTGACCTTCGACGTGGAACTGTTGGGCATCCTTCAATAA
- a CDS encoding ABC transporter ATP-binding protein has product MTAAVAASESVVSARSLRKTYNHKPALADTSFAIAPGRIVGLIGPNGAGKTTALKAVLGLTAVEGELRVLGMDPRKQRDALMNEVCFIADVAVLPRWMRVREAIDFVAGVHPRFDRAKCERFLSNTKLSPKLRVREMSKGMIVQLHLALVMAIDARLLVLDEPTLGLDILYRKEFYQRLLEDYFDEEKTIIITTHQVEEIEHILTDVLFIRDGRIVLSADMEHMATRYTELLVPAERVEAARALQPIDERGLPFGKTVFLFDGVPQAQLAALGETRTPGLADLFVAIMKGTYA; this is encoded by the coding sequence ATGACTGCCGCTGTCGCCGCATCCGAATCCGTCGTCTCCGCGCGCTCGCTGCGCAAGACCTACAACCACAAGCCGGCGCTGGCCGACACCTCCTTCGCGATCGCGCCGGGCCGCATCGTCGGCCTGATCGGCCCCAACGGCGCCGGCAAGACCACCGCGCTGAAGGCGGTGCTCGGCCTGACCGCGGTCGAAGGCGAACTGCGCGTGCTGGGCATGGACCCGCGCAAGCAGCGCGACGCGCTGATGAACGAGGTGTGCTTCATCGCCGACGTGGCGGTGCTGCCGCGCTGGATGCGGGTGCGCGAGGCGATCGACTTCGTCGCCGGCGTGCATCCGCGCTTCGACCGCGCCAAGTGCGAGCGCTTCCTGTCCAATACCAAGCTCTCGCCCAAGCTGCGCGTGCGCGAGATGTCCAAGGGCATGATCGTGCAGTTGCACCTGGCGCTGGTGATGGCGATCGACGCGCGCCTGCTGGTACTCGACGAGCCAACCCTGGGCCTGGACATCCTGTACCGCAAGGAGTTCTACCAGCGCCTGCTGGAGGACTACTTCGACGAAGAGAAGACCATCATCATCACCACCCACCAGGTGGAGGAGATCGAGCACATCCTCACCGACGTGCTGTTCATCCGCGACGGCCGCATCGTGCTCAGCGCCGACATGGAGCACATGGCCACCCGCTACACCGAACTGCTGGTACCGGCCGAACGCGTGGAGGCCGCGCGCGCGCTGCAGCCGATCGACGAGCGCGGCCTGCCGTTCGGCAAGACCGTGTTCCTGTTCGACGGCGTGCCGCAGGCGCAACTGGCCGCGCTCGGCGAAACCCGCACCCCCGGCCTGGCCGACCTGTTCGTCGCCATCATGAAGGGCACCTACGCATGA